The Elusimicrobiota bacterium genome includes a region encoding these proteins:
- a CDS encoding cache domain-containing protein, translating into MASIMALFAFAGVCFFSGPSFAAETAAEYQYQETKDVVALVEDAASLVEAKGEAAFLEFKKAESRWRHGSLYVFVMDTDGLMVEHPDPALEGKEQLGLMDLNGRPIFKGLMAAAADKRRDGGWFHYQWPEPGKSFPDWKSTFAKLAAAPSGKSYLIACGAYGMKMERAFVIDKVADAAAQIERDGKAAFDRLRSTAGEFRFKDTYVFVFAPDGTELVNPGFRNLEGRNLLELKDTQGQRPIRDMIDLAKGRGSGWVDYMWPKPGDYIPAQKSSYVRKARLGDGWVVVGCGVYLEGAAKAPAPAPSADARRIIRLVQDAAALLKEKGESAFPGFRKKGSRWFDGDTYLFVWDMAGKRIFHAADPSSEGQDVHDLKDVQGRPIGRMFLDTAAGAPGEGWVHYLYPKPGDIFPTWKSTFIKRVTFPSGRDHIVGCGVYNMRIEEEFLSGAVDAAAALIEKQGRDAFPALRDKNGPFIFLDTYVFVVAADGTELVVPAFPGLEGKNMMDFKDAAGKYAVREFIQAALAKGTAWVDYMWPKPGETAPSRKHTYVRKAAHGAETFIVGAGAYPF; encoded by the coding sequence ATGGCATCCATCATGGCTCTTTTCGCGTTCGCCGGCGTCTGCTTTTTCAGCGGGCCGAGCTTCGCCGCCGAGACCGCCGCGGAATATCAGTATCAGGAGACCAAGGACGTCGTGGCCCTGGTCGAGGACGCCGCCAGCCTGGTCGAAGCCAAAGGCGAGGCCGCTTTCCTTGAGTTCAAGAAAGCGGAGAGCCGGTGGAGGCACGGGAGCCTCTATGTCTTCGTCATGGACACGGACGGGCTCATGGTCGAGCATCCCGACCCCGCGCTGGAGGGCAAGGAGCAGCTGGGACTCATGGACCTGAACGGCCGGCCTATCTTCAAGGGCCTCATGGCGGCGGCCGCAGACAAGCGGCGTGATGGCGGGTGGTTCCATTATCAATGGCCTGAGCCCGGAAAATCCTTCCCGGACTGGAAGTCGACTTTCGCCAAGCTGGCGGCCGCCCCCTCCGGCAAGAGCTACCTGATCGCCTGCGGGGCCTACGGCATGAAGATGGAGCGGGCGTTCGTGATCGACAAGGTCGCAGACGCGGCCGCGCAGATCGAACGGGACGGGAAGGCGGCGTTCGACCGGCTCCGGTCCACCGCCGGGGAATTCCGCTTCAAGGACACCTATGTGTTCGTCTTCGCTCCGGACGGGACGGAGCTCGTCAATCCCGGGTTCCGGAACCTGGAAGGCCGGAACCTGCTCGAGCTCAAGGACACGCAAGGCCAGCGCCCGATCCGGGACATGATCGACCTGGCCAAGGGCCGCGGCTCCGGCTGGGTGGACTACATGTGGCCCAAGCCCGGAGACTACATCCCCGCCCAGAAGTCGTCGTACGTCCGCAAAGCCAGGCTGGGCGACGGCTGGGTCGTGGTCGGCTGCGGGGTCTATCTGGAAGGAGCGGCCAAAGCGCCGGCGCCGGCTCCCAGCGCCGACGCCCGGCGGATCATCCGCCTGGTCCAGGACGCCGCCGCGCTCCTGAAGGAAAAAGGCGAGAGCGCCTTCCCGGGATTCCGGAAGAAGGGGAGCCGCTGGTTCGACGGCGACACCTACCTGTTCGTCTGGGACATGGCGGGGAAAAGGATCTTCCACGCGGCCGATCCGAGCTCCGAGGGCCAGGATGTCCATGACCTCAAAGACGTCCAGGGCCGGCCGATCGGCAGGATGTTCCTCGACACGGCCGCGGGAGCGCCCGGGGAAGGCTGGGTCCACTATCTCTATCCCAAGCCCGGCGACATCTTCCCGACCTGGAAGAGCACCTTCATCAAGCGGGTGACTTTCCCGTCGGGCCGGGACCACATCGTGGGCTGCGGGGTCTACAACATGCGCATCGAGGAGGAGTTCCTCTCCGGCGCGGTCGACGCCGCCGCCGCGCTGATCGAAAAACAGGGGCGGGACGCCTTCCCGGCGCTCCGCGACAAGAACGGACCGTTCATCTTCCTGGACACGTACGTGTTCGTGGTCGCCGCGGACGGGACCGAGCTGGTCGTCCCCGCCTTCCCCGGCCTGGAGGGCAAGAACATGATGGATTTCAAGGATGCCGCCGGGAAATACGCGGTGCGCGAATTCATCCAGGCCGCGCTCGCCAAGGGCACGGCCTGGGTCGATTACATGTGGCCCAAGCCCGGGGAGACCGCGCCTTCCCGGAAGCACACCTACGTCAGGAAAGCGGCGCACGGCGCGGAGACCTTCATCGTGGGCGCCGGCGCATATCCGTTCTAG
- a CDS encoding response regulator, with protein MAKKQPLSRLAQIRECLLSLRGECDDDIQKVTELCGRLMGGDSAFYNRLEGPLLRTCAKWQAPPDLPATSPAEGHICCEVIRKGGAEPWVIRNLDQGPFAKDPNVSRYGLKTYMGHPVMYGGNGIGSLCVVFQRDHEPSAEDLELFGILAAALGAAERWRVTLEGLQEAKGFLDSIVENVPDMIFVKDAQDLRFVLFNRAGERLLGYDRGELIGKNDYDFFPKKEADFFTSKDRDVIDKGELLDIPEEPIQTKNGPRLLHTKKIPIRDQAGRNAFLLGISEDITETRKREQQMLEAQKLESLGRLAGGIAHEFNNILTGIMGFASMVKSSLGESHPSKDDVEEIIVASRRAVDLVSQVLTFSRQVPSQKSIFNLNELIERNLKMVRAAVGERIKIQLDLASDLPTINANFAHMEQVLLNLCLNSRDAMAETGCLRIETHARRLESPLSCAQGSLPGGAYAVLTVADDGSGIAPEDLKRIFEPFFTTKAVGQGTGLGLSICYGIIKEHGGSIDAKSALGRGTAVQVYLPACAQAQAEPEAPAAAAAHVKTRSHPTILIADDDAVIRSMLQKILQMQGFTVLAAQDGEEAVGLFQAHMAEVDIVLLDVIMPKLDGVGAYERIRGLRPDTKVVFMSGHATAQAEAVIRSHPGGFISKPFQPDELARRLQEVLNA; from the coding sequence GTGGCCAAAAAGCAGCCATTGAGCCGGCTCGCGCAGATCAGAGAATGCCTCCTTTCCCTCAGAGGAGAGTGTGACGACGACATACAGAAGGTGACGGAGCTGTGCGGCCGGCTCATGGGCGGCGACTCCGCGTTCTACAACCGCCTCGAAGGCCCGCTCCTGCGCACCTGCGCCAAGTGGCAGGCTCCGCCCGACCTTCCGGCCACGAGCCCCGCCGAAGGGCATATCTGCTGCGAAGTCATCCGGAAGGGCGGCGCCGAGCCCTGGGTCATCCGCAACCTGGACCAAGGACCCTTTGCCAAGGACCCCAATGTGTCCCGCTACGGGCTCAAGACCTACATGGGCCATCCGGTCATGTACGGCGGCAACGGGATCGGCTCCTTATGCGTCGTGTTCCAGCGCGACCACGAACCATCCGCCGAGGACCTCGAGCTCTTCGGCATCCTGGCCGCGGCCTTGGGGGCCGCGGAAAGGTGGAGAGTGACCCTGGAGGGACTGCAGGAGGCCAAGGGGTTCCTGGATTCCATCGTGGAGAACGTCCCGGACATGATCTTCGTCAAGGACGCCCAGGACCTGCGCTTCGTGCTCTTCAACCGCGCCGGCGAGCGCCTGCTGGGCTACGACCGCGGCGAGCTCATCGGCAAGAACGACTACGACTTCTTCCCCAAAAAGGAAGCCGACTTCTTCACGAGCAAGGACCGGGACGTCATCGATAAAGGAGAACTCCTCGACATACCGGAGGAGCCGATCCAGACCAAGAACGGCCCGCGCCTGCTGCACACGAAGAAGATACCCATCCGCGACCAGGCCGGACGCAACGCGTTCCTGCTGGGCATATCCGAGGACATAACCGAGACCAGAAAGCGGGAACAGCAGATGCTCGAGGCGCAGAAATTGGAGTCCCTCGGCCGCCTGGCCGGCGGCATAGCCCACGAGTTCAACAACATACTGACCGGCATCATGGGATTCGCCAGCATGGTCAAGAGCTCGTTGGGGGAATCCCACCCCAGCAAAGACGATGTCGAAGAGATCATAGTCGCTTCCAGGCGCGCCGTCGACCTGGTCAGCCAGGTCCTGACTTTCAGCCGCCAGGTCCCGTCCCAAAAGAGCATCTTCAATCTCAACGAGCTCATAGAGCGCAACCTCAAGATGGTCAGGGCCGCGGTCGGCGAACGCATAAAGATCCAGCTCGACTTGGCATCCGACCTCCCGACTATCAACGCGAACTTCGCCCATATGGAGCAGGTCCTCCTCAATCTCTGCCTGAACTCCCGCGACGCCATGGCGGAGACCGGCTGCCTGCGCATCGAGACCCATGCCCGCAGGCTCGAATCCCCCCTGAGCTGCGCGCAGGGCTCCTTGCCCGGCGGGGCCTACGCGGTCTTGACGGTCGCCGACGACGGATCGGGCATCGCGCCTGAGGACCTCAAGCGTATCTTCGAGCCGTTCTTCACCACGAAAGCGGTCGGCCAAGGCACGGGACTGGGGCTCTCCATCTGCTACGGCATCATAAAGGAGCACGGCGGGTCCATAGACGCGAAAAGCGCGCTCGGCCGCGGCACGGCCGTCCAGGTCTATCTGCCGGCCTGCGCGCAGGCGCAGGCCGAGCCGGAGGCCCCGGCCGCGGCCGCGGCACACGTCAAGACCCGATCCCACCCGACGATACTGATCGCGGACGACGATGCGGTCATCCGGAGCATGCTTCAGAAGATCCTGCAGATGCAAGGCTTCACGGTCCTGGCCGCGCAAGACGGCGAGGAAGCCGTGGGATTGTTCCAGGCGCACATGGCGGAGGTGGACATCGTCCTGCTGGACGTGATCATGCCCAAGCTCGACGGGGTGGGCGCCTACGAACGCATCCGCGGGCTGCGTCCCGACACCAAGGTCGTCTTCATGAGCGGACACGCCACGGCGCAGGCCGAGGCCGTCATCCGCAGCCACCCCGGCGGCTTCATCTCCAAGCCCTTCCAGCCCGATGAATTGGCGCGCCGATTGCAGGAGGTCCTGAACGCATGA
- a CDS encoding response regulator: protein MKGRLLVVDDEPSILAAFSRYFGDLGYAVTPVSSAEEALAAAKREPFDFIFLDNVLPGMSGLRAIPELSRRSRAPILMMTAHFDEELKKDALLLGAADFLPKPLDFEALARRLATPTSGA, encoded by the coding sequence ATGAAAGGGCGTCTGCTCGTCGTCGACGATGAGCCGTCCATCCTGGCCGCCTTCTCGCGCTATTTCGGCGACCTGGGCTATGCGGTGACGCCGGTCTCCAGCGCCGAAGAGGCCCTGGCCGCGGCCAAACGAGAGCCGTTCGACTTCATCTTCCTCGACAACGTGCTTCCCGGCATGAGCGGCCTGCGGGCGATCCCGGAGCTCTCGCGCCGCAGCCGCGCCCCCATCCTGATGATGACCGCGCATTTCGATGAAGAGCTCAAAAAGGACGCCCTGCTGCTGGGCGCCGCCGACTTCCTGCCCAAGCCCCTCGACTTCGAGGCTTTGGCGCGGCGCCTCGCGACTCCGACTTCGGGGGCCTGA